The sequence below is a genomic window from Oreochromis niloticus isolate F11D_XX linkage group LG3, O_niloticus_UMD_NMBU, whole genome shotgun sequence.
TCTGCTATTTAgagttcttttattttttttgcagatcTAGCCCACTCATGCAGGTGGATTGGCAAGATAAAGATATGCAGTACTACTCCTTACTTGCCACTGCTACCATTCCTTTGTGAAATGTAAAGGCAACCGCTTAATTTCGGTCGCCTGCGCCAGCGAATTGACTTTCCACAGAATGACAGCCGTGTATGTGTAACCAATTCTGCTGAgaccctttttgttttttttgtttttactgtgcgCTCCTCACTCGATCTGCTCACAGCTCTAAAGTGGCCATCTGCTGCCATGATAGCAGGTACTGTGTAGGCCGAGGCCACCACTTTAGCTTGGTACCAGCTCCTGTATTGTCACCCACACTTCCCTGTGGCCTTCCCTGTAATCAGCTGTGTCGCCTCTTTCTTCCCTCCTTTTTATCCTCTGCGCTCTCTTTCTGCTGCTCCCTCATGCAATGTGAGCAACCTCTGCTGTGTCTTTGTGCACTTCTTGCCTTTCTAGTCTAAAAAGCTTTAGGGTAAATTTTCCCCTCTCTAACAGGATCATTAATTTTCTGACAAATTGTGTGTTCTTTCCTTTATTTCGGATTTGCTTCAGTTAAACTTTCTGAAAGAAGGAAATTATTGAACAGGTTGTGAGAATTTTGGGTGAATTGCATGAATAGCATTAGCACAAGCGCCAGATGTGATTGATGTACCTACCTTTGGAAATTTCTGATTAACGAGGATCTCATTTCCATTTGCCATGGATTTAATTACAGTCCAACTGCAGCTTTCGTTCTCAAAAACATTCAGTGAAGTTAAAACTGCTCAAAGGAagtaaaacatacaaaacaccATTGTTATATTTAGAAAGGGTGAGAGGCCACAGTGGAGAATCTAGCTCTGGTACCCCCCCTCTGGCTGGAATTACCCTTTAGCATCAGTGCTCTCTAACCTTTGCACTGCGCTCTCCTGTCTCACAGACTATAGtgggatccagctgcagagctgCTGCAGCCAGAGCAGCCTGAACAGTAATGGCAGTCTTCCAGGAGCAGGCAGCAACCGAGGCGCTCCTGAGCAGCGTGTGGCCAGCTGGTCCTCCTGCTTTGAGCGTCTCCTCCAGGATCCCGTGGGTGTGCGCTACTTCTCGGTAAGCTGGGAGAAAGGCCGAATCCTTTCGGAGGTTATCAAGAGTGTTATTAAGGGGTTTGCTGAAAGCTTCTCTGTGCTTTAGATTTGAGTCACTGATGTAGATCAAAGTCCTGTAACCCCAGATGTTACTTTTGGAGACTAATgagcaaaaaaggaaagaacatTTTGAAAACTTGAGGcattatttaatatttctgaGAGTAATAAGAAACAAGAAACAAGCTCCAAATGCAACACAGACAGACGTGTTAGCAAACACTTCCAAATTATCTCTCTGCCAGTTCATTTTAGTTCTGTACTTGTCCAACTGATGACTAATATTCATCCATTTTAGCTCAGTTCTGAGCTCCACTGTCTTCAGAGGGAAGTATTTACATCCAGATGtactattaatattattatttaagaGTAGATATATAGTGCAAAAAACTGTAGTGTGATATAAATGAATTCTTTTGCGTCTGGTTAAAAGGAAGAGCTATTTACCAATACTAAATCctggtgagtgagtgagtgagtgagtttaTTGTCATGTACCATTTCCTCCCACATAAAAGATGTGCTTTTGAATTTAGCCCACAACACCTTCAGAAAGCTCAACATTAAGTTCTTCCATCCCAGAACCACCTCCCTCCTCACCTTCCCTCACCACTGATCAGAGCTGCGCTCGCCTACACCATCCTGCGCCTACACTTACACCAATCTTGTTACATTACACCCAGTAATATCTGCCCGCTCGACTGGTCTCAACAGCAGCAGAACTGGAAAGATGAGAATGTGATCACCAGTTTGAGATTACATagacagagggaaaaaaaagcctcTTTTACTGTGTGTTTCCACAGGAATTTCTCAAGAAAGAATTCAGCGAGGAGAATATCTTGTTCTGGCAGGCCTGTGAATACTTCAGTCATGTCCCTGCAACAGATAAAAAGCAGGTAAGCTACAGTGTGCAGCTGCAGATCCAGGCACAGTTTTGTTTGGGGGGCCCACTGTGAATTGGTGGATTATCCCCTTTAACCAAAGATACAGGTCGTACTAAAATAATATGAAGTGTTTAAGATCTGAGTTTTCTTTTATTCCATAAATCATTTGTCACACAATTAAATAagtattatttatatattctcTTATATTCTCTTTTAGCTTGACAGTCTAGCATACTTTAAAGCACACTGCTAATTTCCTATAACTTATgtggagcttttattttgaagattcAGCTACTCTAGCTAATCTACCTACTTCTCTCTAAAAGGTCCAGACTAAACCCAAGCCGCTCACTTAGTTGATGTAGACTCTTAAAAgtggacttttattttgaaagggaaACCAAAAAGAGGGGGAAGGCTCCAACATGGGGTGGTCGTATGCACTGCCTACAGACGGCTTTACAGTTGAATCTACACCATAGCTAGGTAGCCCCCCTGAGACCCTACAAAGTAACCTATGCCATGACCTGATGTGCACGTACCTGGAAATGTAACTACATCAACGCATCTAAGCAACCCGCAACTATTGCACTTTTATTACTGAGATATTAGCAACAATGACTTTAGTATAAGGAACAAAAGTCATACCCTCATTATGAAGGCTcacggggaaaaaaaagcacaagaaaTAGTGAGGACCCCAGAAAGAACAGTATCCCgggattttaatttatttttattgtggcTGGTGCTGCATATACAACACTTGGACATGAGCACAAGGTCATTAAGAGCACGCAAAAGTATAAATGAATGCTGCCAAAGACATAAGCCACTTACCCAGGTTACAACAACAAAGGCAAAGAATTGTGCAGAAGTCTAACTGTAACAGATATCGCTTACATGTTGTAGCTGTTTACTGTAACTAGGGGGCAGTGTCACAAACAGCCAGTATGTGGGCTAAGTTTACTTTTTTGGTCCTTCAGCTAGCCATAGAAAAGGGCAAACTTATGACATGCAAAGAGCAGAAGTGAAACTAagtgttaaaaacagtaaaaaaaaaagtgctacaGCCACCATCTGTGCTTCTCATGCTTTATTTTGGTCTTTcatgggattttttttgtgctttttccaATTGACTCCCCTGTTCCTGTTTCGGTCCACTTTTTTCAACCAGTCACCTTCACGCTATGTAGAGCTGCATGGTTCTGGGTCCTTTAAGGACCTCATGCAAGCATGTTTCCATTAGATGCATACCCTTTTGGGTGGGGAAATAGCTAAACAAACCATAAAACAATCATGATGGTGTTTGTGTCCGTGTAGCATAGCATAATACAGACACTCATCTCTGATGCTGTGCATTTGCCAGCAAAATGTTCTGTGGTTTCTCTTGAAATTCTCAACAAGTCTCTTTCCTGCAGCTGTCCCAGAGAGCAGGGGAGATCTACAACAGCTTCCTGTCCAGCAAGGCCACCATGCCGGTCAACATCGACAGCCAAGCCCAGCTGGCCGATGACGTCCTCACCTCCCCAAGGCCTGACATGTTCAAGACCCAGCAGCTACAGGTAGCAACGAGACAGCTGTTGAGTTTATTTATTAGTGTTCCAAATGAGGCAGTGGATAAATAATGTGGTGCTCCCGCAGTAATCAAAACATTCAACAAACAGTTTGACTTTTAGCGACAGGCTCTTTGTGAGAACCTCATTTGAATTCTTCAGTTGTTCGGTATCAAGCTGAGGATCAAGCTTTTTCTAGACAGTATTAATGGAGGAGGGATTCTGCGTGCAGTAGGGGTTCTGTTCTCATCTAGCCTTTAGTCACTTAGCACAAGCATATTGGCTTTTTTTTGGTGGCCATCTGCGTTTGTTTACAAAAGGGCTCTGAGGCTTTACCAGAGAGATAAACACAAACTGGCATACACCCACAGAGAACCTAGCACATACTGTACACACAGCCCCATAGACACACAGTCAGAGATCTGTATATTTTCAGTGTGCACATGAGTACGATTAAATTTTAACCGTTAAGACCACTGTCAAAACATGAGCTGTAACCATATGTTAACACTAGCAGCTTTTTGTCTATTGCAcatcttctcttctctttttatttatttatttattgtttggtCCAAATTTCTCAAATCCTCACTTCCGATGTCTTACTCATCGCCCCCTCTCGCCACGTTTGCAGATCTTCAACTTGATGAAGTTTGACAGCTATTCGCGGTTCCTCAAGTCCTCCCTCTACCAGGAGTGCATGCGTGCTGAGATGGACGGTCAGCCCTTGCCGGACCCCTACCAAATCCCCTGCAGCCCCGCCCCCTCAAAGCATAGTGCCAGCTCTGACCGCTCCACCCTGTCGACCCCCAAAAAGGTATAGCATTTATTAAATGCACCGCTCACAGAGTTGTGCGGTTGTTGGCATTGCACATGTCTGTGCAGGCTGACGTGTAACGGGTGTATTTGTTTCCCAATCCACAGGACGTCAGAAAGCAGCGCTCAGGGAGGTCGCTGAATGATGACGGCAGAGACGAGAGCGCCGACAAGAAACGTGGCTTCTTCTCGTGGTCACGCAACAGGAGCTTTGGGAAGGGTCCAAAGAAGAAGGACATCGGAGACATTAACCTCGGTAAGGAATGAACTGACAACAGTGAATGTTTTGAACGTCCCCGACAAAAACGACTGCAGCGCTCGATTGTCCTTGAATAAGACACCAAATCAGTGCCAGCTCCAGGGCTGCAGTGAGATTCACGCAGGGGGACAAGTGAagaaacacagctggaagtCTCACACACGctgagaaacacacagacataccACTGGTACCCTGGCAAAAACATACTTGTTGCGTCCTGACACACTGAGGAAGCCCAAGGAAGGGTTTAAAAGATAGTCTtagtgttttttattattttgtttttaagttgttattctgttttgggttgGCCATAAACTTCAATGGCCATAAATTTTAATCTTTTGTGAGGTTTTAAAATCAACTACAATTCAGTTTTCTGAGTTTTAGTCTTAGCGAAATACATCAGTATTGATTACTTGTAGTTTGTTTCTCAGGCCAGTTGTGTGCAAAAAACTCTATTCTGTTCTTACTAAATGTAactaaatatacattttacacTCTCTCTAAATGCATTTGTCCTGAAATGAAACTCCAACTCCCACTcatatcctttatttattctctttgaTAAAACGCGCCTTTCTGTTTGCCAAAATCTTCCAGTGACCAACTTCGATACTGAAACACTGTTATTAGTCATATTACACCTGGTGTTACATATTGTAAGTGTCATGTAAAATGAGCAGTGCGCTCATGTCTCTCTGACGTGCACTAATCTGTCGTACTCTGCGCTGCGCTGTGCAGATTACTGGGGCAGTAATGGGAGGAGGGAGTCCCAGGGCTCCTTGTCATCCGGTACCAGTCTGGAGATGCCCATTTCCTGCTCCGCTGGCAAGATTGAGGTAAGACTCCTATGGACGggtcaccatggcaacacaGAGCTCAGTGTCTGGTGAAGCTATCATAATAGGGCCGCAGCAGTTTTTTATATACTTCTCAGACCATGGAGGTTTTTTGTTTATGGGtcacatgaaagaaaaaaataacatatatatatatttagaatattaaaaagcatttatttatgtttgaatttatttttaatgctttgaCCTCAGTCTGATAATCGCCACTCGGTTGGAGCGTGGGAACGTGCTCCCAAACAGTGCAGCGTGCTGCTACCCGACGGCTCCTGCTCTTCTGTCAGCCTTCGGCCAGGTGCCTCCATCAGGGAAGTCCTCCAAGAACTCTGCCAGAACATTAGTGTCAATGTTGCCGCCGTTGACCTTTTCCTGGTGGGAGGAGACAAGGTGAGAACAAACTGCTGACAAACGCTGCAtacatctgctgctgctgtcccaGTAAGCTAAACACTGCTACAGAAACAATTTGAGCAGAGTTATTCAGCTGTGCTTAcgttaagaaaataaaatgtagcCTTTAGGAATTGTTTTGTTTCATGAGGGGTGAGGCTCTCCCAAATACAGACTTTTGAGTTCTGTAGAACTTATCAGAAGGAAAAAGACAAAGCTTTGGCTACAAAAAAATGATCTGAGAGTCATCAAACAAAGGGTAGAAGAAACACAGTATCTCACAGTCTGTTTACTGCTTACTCTGACTGAAATAGGATTTTTAAGactgataccaataccaataTTCGGTTACTTGAAAAGCCAATATGTTGGccaatatttctttttaatttcagATACATGAAACAAATGTATTTCCCTAAAATTTGTTATGTGCAAATATTTGTGATTCCTTACTGACATAATATGACAACGCAGTTTAAACGTAATCTTGTCACAATGACTCATGGATTACTCGTTTACACTCTGCCCGGTTTTGCTGGGATCAGCTGATCGTTGTTTGTGGTGTTCTAAAACTGTTGCCACTACAGATGCTCGAATGTGTCCTCTGGTGGTCAAAGTATGCAACTTCTTAAAATTGTCTTTTATTGGCTTTTAGAAATACTGATACCGATTGATCAGAAAATGATCAGCCTTATGAGAAAACAGTGGGGCTCTAAGCTCATCTATGCCAAACCCCAGTTTTCAAAAATCTAATTTTAGGATAAAGGATTGCTTGTTTCATGCTTAATAATATAATGAAGCAGGTGTGCTTCCAggaaccaaaaaaaacaaaacaaaacaagtattAGCAAAGATATGATATCGGCCCTGTTGATATATCTGTCGGGCTCTGAATAGTACAGGGAGGTGTGTCTAAGATAAGCTGGGGCACCCATAATTATTCAGTAAAAGCTGATGACGTTTGAAACAGTGAACATGATAATCATTGCTGTGAATGAGGAGAGTGTCAAGCGGACATTTTCCACAATTAaagaaaacccaaaacaaaccaAGAATGCACATAATTACCTTGAACAAGGAACTTTAGTAGGCCGGGGTGTGCCTTGTgactttaataataataatttttatgtCATCTTGACAAAATTAGTGTACACAGTTTAAAGATGATGGATGTGCCGCCGTCTGGGCCGTGTGGCCTCGTAAAAAGATgacggagagagaaagaagcagaagaagatttTTCACTAGGCATTTAATTCTAACAGCAGCTCGTTAGAGGAGCATGAAAAGTCACTCATTCTAATAATGGCGAGAGTGAGGTGAAGTGAAGTCTGATGATCAGCGGTAGTGTGAAACGGAAGCCTTGTACTCAAGCTAAGATGGCAGatatttttcacatttacaaaaaaaacttaGATTTTTTTGGATTTGCTTTTTCATTGCTGTTTATAGCGGTCAGTACTGTGTTTGATCCTGGCTCTTTATGTGCTGCTAATGTGCagtttcatgctttttttcccctcttagcCTTTAGTGTTGGACCAAGACTGTATGACACTAAGCTCCAGAGACCTGAGACTGGAGAAGCGTACATTGTTTAGGTATGAATAACCAATCAGTGTTCCCTTGAGTCTGTTAATCGCCTTCAGTTTCTCATTTTCCGTTTCTGCTTTCATTGCTGTCACATTTACTTTGATGCTCTCGGCTCACTGGTAGGTTGGATCTGGTGCCCATTAACCGCTCCGTGGGGCTGAAAGCCAAGCCAACCAAGCCAGTTACTGAGGTCCTGCGGCCCGTGGTGGCCAAATATGGTCTCCACCTTGCTGATCTTGTGGCCAAAATAGTAAGTTGTCCCCAGTGCCTTAATCCTTTTGAAGCTCCCGTGTGTCCAGACAGCGGCCTGTGTAGTGTGTGACTGTGCCACAGGGTGGAGTATCATGGTTGGGGGGGGGAAACGACCGCATCCTTTTCCATCTCtacacagtggttagcactctgACTCAGCCCAGCCTGCTAAGACGAAGCACCGGGGCTATAATTAAGAATGACGACACTCCTCAAACATGCCGACTCTCTAC
It includes:
- the rgs12a gene encoding regulator of G-protein signaling 12 isoform X3; the protein is MEQTLTLNSSAASSDGDYSGIQLQSCCSQSSLNSNGSLPGAGSNRGAPEQRVASWSSCFERLLQDPVGVRYFSEFLKKEFSEENILFWQACEYFSHVPATDKKQLSQRAGEIYNSFLSSKATMPVNIDSQAQLADDVLTSPRPDMFKTQQLQIFNLMKFDSYSRFLKSSLYQECMRAEMDGQPLPDPYQIPCSPAPSKHSASSDRSTLSTPKKDVRKQRSGRSLNDDGRDESADKKRGFFSWSRNRSFGKGPKKKDIGDINLDYWGSNGRRESQGSLSSGTSLEMPISCSAGKIESDNRHSVGAWERAPKQCSVLLPDGSCSSVSLRPGASIREVLQELCQNISVNVAAVDLFLVGGDKPLVLDQDCMTLSSRDLRLEKRTLFRLDLVPINRSVGLKAKPTKPVTEVLRPVVAKYGLHLADLVAKISGETEPLDLGAPISSLDGLRVVLERADPCSVKDKSKSSSLKSHPTRSFSATGDERSAPKDFSVRPSGPDSALPRDKRKQKKINIDEAEEFFELLSRAQSTRANDQRGLLNKDDLVLPDFLRLTPPTSSLSVSSDLACSTPNSLKPVRENGIPSRSPLTSSLRSESLDSSLSSSANGHSRRCLMPPPRHPTFGTHMSPILRPSDTRPTLRTVEEDANADLTLVGEGDISSPTLLPPSPSPVSSFNSSLPAANFTPPPPCSQAKDAGEEGKSSSEATEMTPNAKSPPEKANAAHTIQEVMDVEGVHLEEGTAETSQGEDSELSLSFQGYVAELRQCQSKMRNAQMPQNGRNPPEGQDCNTDLYKATIV
- the rgs12a gene encoding regulator of G-protein signaling 12 isoform X2, which produces MSLKKRLSFKRTWNFNTSAASSDGDYSGIQLQSCCSQSSLNSNGSLPGAGSNRGAPEQRVASWSSCFERLLQDPVGVRYFSEFLKKEFSEENILFWQACEYFSHVPATDKKQLSQRAGEIYNSFLSSKATMPVNIDSQAQLADDVLTSPRPDMFKTQQLQIFNLMKFDSYSRFLKSSLYQECMRAEMDGQPLPDPYQIPCSPAPSKHSASSDRSTLSTPKKDVRKQRSGRSLNDDGRDESADKKRGFFSWSRNRSFGKGPKKKDIGDINLDYWGSNGRRESQGSLSSGTSLEMPISCSAGKIESDNRHSVGAWERAPKQCSVLLPDGSCSSVSLRPGASIREVLQELCQNISVNVAAVDLFLVGGDKPLVLDQDCMTLSSRDLRLEKRTLFRLDLVPINRSVGLKAKPTKPVTEVLRPVVAKYGLHLADLVAKISGETEPLDLGAPISSLDGLRVVLERADPCSVKDKSKSSSLKSHPTRSFSATGDERSAPKDFSVRPSGPDSALPRDKRKQKKINIDEAEEFFELLSRAQSTRANDQRGLLNKDDLVLPDFLRLTPPTSSLSVSSDLACSTPNSLKPVRENGIPSRSPLTSSLRSESLDSSLSSSANGHSRRCLMPPPRHPTFGTHMSPILRPSDTRPTLRTVEEDANADLTLVGEGDISSPTLLPPSPSPVSSFNSSLPAANFTPPPPCSQAKDAGEEGKSSSEATEMTPNAKSPPEKANAAHTIQEVMDVEGVHLEEGTAETSQGEDSELSLSFQGYVAELRQCQSKMRNAQMPQNGRNPPEGQDCNTDLYKATIV